One segment of Paenibacillus sp. FSL R7-0337 DNA contains the following:
- a CDS encoding glycoside hydrolase family 95 protein — MTSTEQSQRLWYTEPAQEWNEALPVGNGRLGAMIFGRVAEEKLQLNEDSVWYGGPRDRNNEDALPHLPKLRQLILEGKLREAEELAAMTMVGLPEAQRHYLPLGDLLLSFSGHEQPAEDYQRELDLESGVSRVSYVTGGVRYTRELFASYPDQAIVVRITSDRKNAISLKARFNRQNWRMLEKTEKWNDSGLVMGGECGGRGGSSFAAALKAVTGDGTCRNIGEYVMVEGASSVTLLLAAGTTFRHPDPALYAKRQLEALSMVPYEELLARHVADYRSLYGRTSLTLPMNPELSGLPTSERLNRFRQGGEDHGLISTYFQYGRYLLIASSRPGSLPANLQGIWNDSFTPAWDSKFTININAQMNYWPAEICNLAECHEPLFDLIERMREPGRVTAKVMYGCGGFTAHHNTDIWADTAPQDTYLPASFWPLGAAWLCLHMWEHYRFSQDRHYLANAYDTMKESAQFLLDYLIEDESGRLITCPSVSPENTYQLPGGESGVLCAGASMDFQIIEALFKACIQSSEIIGRDEAFREELRSALDRLPGPQIGKYGQIQEWMEDYEEVEPGHRHISHLFALYPGDAFTVEHTPELAAAARTTLERRLASGGGHTGWSRAWIINFWARLQDEGKAYTNVRALLEHSTLPNLFDNHPPFQIDGNFGGTAGIAEMLLQSHTDRIRLLPALPADWNEGSVKGLRARGGYTLDFSWSGGLVTEAVVTCTVSGPCRLEGPGLAPVSFTGEAGHSYTFTG; from the coding sequence ATGACAAGCACGGAACAGAGCCAGCGGTTATGGTACACGGAGCCGGCACAGGAATGGAATGAGGCACTTCCGGTCGGCAACGGCAGACTGGGGGCGATGATCTTTGGCAGGGTGGCTGAGGAGAAGCTGCAGCTTAATGAGGATTCCGTATGGTACGGAGGTCCGCGTGACCGCAACAACGAAGATGCGCTGCCCCACTTGCCGAAGCTCCGCCAGCTGATTCTGGAAGGCAAGCTGCGGGAGGCGGAGGAGCTGGCGGCAATGACAATGGTGGGGCTGCCGGAAGCACAGCGCCATTATCTGCCGCTTGGCGACCTGCTGCTGTCATTCAGCGGACATGAACAGCCTGCTGAGGATTATCAGCGTGAGCTGGATCTCGAATCCGGCGTATCCCGGGTGAGTTATGTGACCGGCGGAGTCCGCTATACCCGTGAGCTGTTCGCCAGCTACCCGGATCAAGCCATCGTGGTGCGGATTACCTCTGACCGGAAGAACGCAATCTCCCTGAAGGCCAGGTTTAACCGCCAGAACTGGAGAATGCTGGAGAAGACGGAGAAATGGAATGACAGCGGGCTGGTGATGGGCGGAGAATGCGGCGGGCGCGGGGGCAGCTCCTTCGCTGCTGCATTGAAGGCCGTCACAGGAGACGGAACCTGCCGCAACATCGGCGAATATGTGATGGTGGAGGGGGCAAGCTCAGTTACGCTGCTGCTTGCCGCAGGAACCACGTTCCGTCATCCCGATCCGGCGCTGTATGCCAAGCGGCAGTTGGAGGCCTTGAGTATGGTGCCTTATGAGGAACTGCTTGCCCGCCATGTTGCGGATTACCGCAGCTTGTACGGCCGGACCTCGCTGACGCTCCCGATGAACCCGGAGCTGAGCGGACTGCCAACCAGTGAACGGCTAAATCGGTTCCGGCAGGGGGGAGAAGACCACGGACTGATCTCGACTTATTTTCAATATGGCCGTTATCTGCTGATTGCCTCCAGCCGTCCGGGCTCCTTGCCTGCGAATCTGCAAGGCATCTGGAATGACAGCTTCACCCCGGCTTGGGACAGCAAATTCACGATTAACATCAACGCGCAAATGAATTACTGGCCGGCTGAAATCTGCAATCTGGCGGAATGCCATGAGCCGTTGTTCGATCTGATCGAACGGATGCGTGAGCCGGGACGGGTGACCGCGAAGGTGATGTACGGCTGCGGCGGCTTCACGGCACACCACAATACGGACATCTGGGCAGATACTGCTCCTCAGGATACGTATCTGCCAGCATCGTTCTGGCCGCTGGGAGCAGCTTGGCTGTGTCTGCATATGTGGGAGCATTACCGGTTCAGCCAGGACCGCCATTATCTGGCGAATGCCTACGATACGATGAAGGAATCTGCACAGTTCCTGTTGGATTACCTGATAGAGGATGAGTCGGGCCGGCTGATTACCTGCCCGTCCGTCTCGCCGGAGAACACTTACCAGCTGCCCGGCGGGGAATCGGGCGTGCTGTGTGCCGGAGCCTCTATGGACTTCCAGATTATTGAAGCTCTGTTCAAGGCCTGCATCCAGAGCTCGGAGATTATCGGCCGTGACGAGGCGTTCCGCGAAGAGCTCCGCTCAGCGCTGGACCGTTTGCCGGGGCCGCAGATCGGTAAATACGGCCAGATTCAGGAATGGATGGAGGATTATGAAGAGGTAGAGCCGGGGCACCGGCATATTTCGCATCTGTTCGCGCTGTATCCGGGGGATGCCTTCACGGTGGAGCATACGCCAGAGCTGGCGGCAGCAGCCCGTACGACGCTGGAACGCAGACTTGCCAGTGGCGGCGGACATACCGGCTGGAGCCGTGCCTGGATCATTAACTTCTGGGCCAGACTGCAGGATGAGGGCAAGGCTTATACCAATGTGCGGGCATTGCTGGAGCATTCGACCCTGCCTAACCTGTTTGACAATCATCCGCCGTTCCAGATTGACGGGAACTTCGGAGGAACAGCAGGTATCGCGGAGATGTTGCTGCAGAGTCATACAGATAGGATCAGACTGCTGCCTGCATTGCCTGCCGACTGGAACGAGGGCAGTGTCAAGGGACTGCGGGCAAGAGGCGGCTATACCCTCGATTTCTCTTGGAGCGGTGGACTGGTTACGGAAGCAGTGGTAACATGTACCGTATCCGGCCCTTGCCGGCTCGAAGGTCCGGGGCTGGCTCCGGTGTCCTTCACCGGGGAAGCGGGGCATTCTTATACCTTCACCGGGTAG
- a CDS encoding ABC transporter permease subunit — protein sequence MSDAVLDKQVKKQKTRKSKIDPEIGVELSWKTLKTQKQLIFMSVPIALYLIIFNYVPIWGWLMAFQNYRPAVSFGQQEWVGLQQFKFLFSDDTFMLVLRNTIAMSFINLVLGTVTAIGLALLLNEIKLKFFKRAVQSISYLPHFLSMVIAAGIVSTSLSIDGGIVNVVLMKLHLIKDPIMWLSEGKYFWGIIGASNVWKEVGWGTIIYLAAITSIDPSLYEAASIDGAKRFQKMRYITLPGIKATFVILLIMNIGHILDAGFELQYLLGNGLTVDYSQTIDIFVVKYGLAMGNYSLATAAGIFKTIVSVILVFIANNVAKRLGEERLL from the coding sequence ATGTCTGATGCCGTACTGGACAAACAGGTCAAAAAACAGAAGACCCGAAAAAGCAAAATCGATCCGGAAATCGGTGTGGAACTCAGCTGGAAAACACTGAAAACACAGAAACAGCTTATTTTTATGTCCGTGCCCATTGCACTCTATCTGATTATCTTCAACTATGTTCCCATCTGGGGCTGGCTGATGGCCTTTCAGAATTACCGCCCGGCGGTGTCCTTTGGCCAGCAGGAATGGGTAGGCTTGCAGCAATTCAAGTTTTTATTCTCTGATGATACCTTTATGCTGGTGCTTCGCAATACCATTGCCATGAGTTTCATTAACCTTGTACTGGGTACGGTTACGGCTATAGGTCTGGCTCTGCTGCTGAATGAGATCAAGCTCAAGTTCTTCAAGCGTGCCGTTCAGTCGATTTCTTATTTGCCGCACTTTCTGTCCATGGTTATCGCTGCGGGGATTGTATCCACTTCACTTTCCATCGATGGAGGGATTGTCAATGTCGTTCTAATGAAGCTTCACCTGATTAAAGATCCGATTATGTGGCTCAGTGAAGGGAAATACTTCTGGGGCATCATCGGGGCGTCGAACGTGTGGAAAGAGGTGGGCTGGGGTACGATCATTTATCTGGCGGCCATTACCTCCATCGATCCTTCCCTGTACGAGGCAGCTTCCATTGACGGCGCGAAACGTTTTCAAAAGATGCGTTATATCACGCTTCCGGGAATTAAGGCTACATTCGTTATTTTGCTGATTATGAACATTGGACATATTCTGGATGCCGGCTTCGAGCTTCAATATCTGCTGGGCAACGGACTTACTGTGGACTACTCGCAAACCATTGATATCTTTGTAGTGAAGTATGGTCTGGCTATGGGTAACTACTCGCTGGCTACGGCCGCAGGGATCTTCAAAACGATTGTCAGTGTCATTCTCGTATTCATCGCAAACAATGTCGCAAAACGCCTCGGCGAAGAGCGATTACTATAG
- a CDS encoding response regulator transcription factor, whose product MLKVLFADDEPIMLEGLRFLVDWEALNYEVCGEALDGEDALQLIGSTRPDLVITDVRMPVIDGLELIRRTSESDFRPKFIIFSGYADFEYAKRALKYGVANYLTKPLDETELTEAVQTVTAQILKERKASSRRDALSALMQEDMVSRLLMRENTEEEREQGLKTLGISPASRLCCILVHGAAPDSMQMREQVAAMSGNELLRSLAVYPFTAGSGKHGYLLVSPQEGPALDRALLTRWMEEMRPLYSAPVFFTASLQHQGPEALNTAYQEALAAELCRPYGPGGGGAGFFEKQDKTQMAMLPAELRRSLLQSVTEGKALHLADQLGEVFKIFSAEVASSSWIDAFLANIKAELLREITARGGDYAQWVQKWFPSRHTANCLPLLERQIEEELCEAAEWFAAAADGRAEDQIVAAAIEYVRGHYQEKLKLQDIAKHLHVNSAYLGQRFKKYYGSSFNDYLHEYRIEEAKKLLRRTDMGISDIASRVGYSDADVFAAKFKALNGVTPSVYKKS is encoded by the coding sequence ATGCTTAAGGTACTGTTTGCCGACGATGAGCCGATTATGCTGGAAGGGCTCCGCTTCCTGGTCGACTGGGAGGCACTAAATTATGAAGTATGCGGCGAGGCGCTGGACGGGGAGGATGCGCTGCAGCTGATCGGCAGCACCCGCCCTGACCTGGTTATCACCGATGTGCGTATGCCGGTCATCGACGGCCTTGAGCTCATCCGAAGAACCTCTGAAAGCGATTTTCGGCCGAAGTTTATTATTTTTAGCGGCTATGCTGACTTTGAGTATGCCAAGCGGGCCCTGAAATACGGAGTAGCGAATTACTTGACCAAGCCTCTGGATGAAACGGAGCTGACGGAGGCGGTGCAGACGGTTACGGCACAGATCCTTAAAGAACGCAAGGCGTCCTCTCGGCGTGATGCGCTCTCGGCTCTGATGCAGGAGGATATGGTATCCCGGCTCCTGATGCGGGAGAATACGGAGGAGGAGCGGGAGCAGGGGCTGAAGACGCTGGGGATCTCCCCCGCCTCGCGGCTATGCTGTATTCTGGTCCATGGAGCAGCGCCGGACAGTATGCAGATGCGTGAGCAGGTCGCCGCCATGAGCGGCAATGAACTGCTGCGCAGCCTTGCGGTCTATCCGTTCACCGCAGGAAGCGGGAAGCACGGCTATCTGCTGGTGTCCCCGCAGGAAGGACCGGCGCTTGACCGGGCACTGCTTACCCGGTGGATGGAGGAGATGCGGCCACTGTACAGCGCGCCGGTCTTTTTCACAGCAAGTCTTCAGCATCAGGGCCCGGAGGCTCTGAATACGGCATACCAAGAGGCGCTGGCTGCTGAGCTGTGCAGACCGTATGGTCCGGGGGGCGGGGGAGCCGGCTTCTTCGAGAAGCAGGATAAGACACAGATGGCCATGCTTCCGGCAGAGCTGAGACGATCGCTGCTGCAATCCGTCACCGAAGGGAAGGCCCTGCATCTCGCGGATCAGCTTGGCGAGGTGTTCAAGATTTTCTCGGCGGAGGTGGCTTCCAGCTCATGGATCGACGCTTTTCTGGCTAATATCAAAGCAGAGCTGCTACGTGAAATTACCGCCAGAGGGGGCGACTATGCGCAGTGGGTGCAGAAATGGTTCCCGTCCCGCCATACAGCCAATTGTCTGCCGCTGCTTGAGCGTCAGATAGAGGAGGAGCTGTGTGAGGCTGCAGAGTGGTTCGCAGCGGCTGCGGACGGCAGGGCGGAGGATCAGATTGTGGCTGCAGCGATCGAGTATGTCCGCGGGCATTATCAGGAGAAGCTGAAGCTGCAGGATATTGCCAAGCATCTGCATGTGAACTCGGCCTACCTGGGACAGCGGTTCAAGAAATACTACGGCAGTTCTTTTAACGATTATCTCCATGAATACCGTATTGAAGAGGCGAAGAAGCTGCTGCGCCGTACCGATATGGGGATTTCGGACATCGCAAGCAGAGTGGGCTATTCAGACGCCGATGTGTTCGCCGCCAAGTTCAAGGCGCTTAACGGAGTTACACCTTCCGTGTACAAGAAGAGTTAA
- a CDS encoding aldo/keto reductase: protein MKYRKLGNTGLEVSALSFGASSLGSVFREVPKDEAILTVHTAIDLGINLIDVSPYYGLMKAETVLGEALQTVPRDKYILSTKAGRYGSDEFDFSRERIIRSAEESMGRLGTDYLDILLLHDVEFGSLTQVMEEGIPALEELKQAGKIRYFGVSGLPLSVFEKVLPQTKLDVILSYCHYSLNDTTLLQLLPLLEESGTGLMNASPISMGLLSNRKVPDWHPASAEIQAACQRAAEYCRDKGEDIAKLAVQFSTANEQIPTTLVSTATPANIRNNIKWTEEPIDQQLLAEVRDILKPIDGATWPSGRAEWNEASGRNGERL from the coding sequence ATGAAATACAGAAAGCTGGGCAATACGGGACTTGAGGTCTCAGCATTAAGCTTCGGGGCCTCTTCGCTGGGCAGCGTGTTCCGGGAGGTCCCGAAGGATGAGGCCATCCTTACGGTTCATACGGCGATTGATCTGGGGATTAACCTCATTGACGTCTCCCCATATTACGGTCTGATGAAAGCGGAAACGGTGCTGGGCGAGGCGCTGCAGACGGTACCGCGTGACAAGTATATTCTGAGCACTAAGGCCGGGCGTTACGGGTCAGATGAATTTGACTTTTCCAGAGAGCGGATCATCCGCAGCGCGGAAGAGAGCATGGGCAGACTGGGTACGGATTACCTGGATATTCTGCTGCTGCATGATGTTGAATTCGGCTCGCTTACGCAGGTGATGGAGGAGGGGATTCCGGCGCTGGAAGAGCTGAAGCAAGCAGGCAAAATCCGTTACTTCGGCGTCAGCGGCCTGCCGCTGAGTGTGTTCGAGAAGGTGCTGCCGCAGACCAAGCTGGATGTCATTCTGTCCTATTGCCATTATTCGCTCAACGATACTACGCTGCTCCAGCTCCTTCCGCTGCTGGAGGAGAGCGGCACAGGGCTGATGAATGCGTCGCCTATCTCGATGGGTCTGCTCAGCAACCGCAAGGTGCCAGACTGGCATCCGGCAAGTGCGGAGATTCAAGCCGCGTGTCAGCGCGCCGCTGAATATTGCAGAGATAAGGGCGAAGACATCGCCAAGCTGGCGGTCCAGTTCTCCACGGCGAACGAGCAGATTCCAACCACCTTGGTCAGCACGGCGACACCGGCTAATATCCGCAACAATATTAAGTGGACCGAGGAGCCCATAGATCAACAATTACTGGCAGAAGTGCGCGATATTCTGAAGCCGATCGACGGTGCAACCTGGCCGAGCGGCCGGGCAGAATGGAACGAAGCATCTGGCCGGAACGGGGAGCGCTTATAA
- a CDS encoding zinc-binding alcohol dehydrogenase family protein, which produces MKGIICEEVGKFVFREDLPEPELVDGEAVVSIRRIGICGTDLHAYRGNQPYFTYPRVLGHELSGIIERIGDNPQGLKAGDQVSVIPYLHCGECRACLSGKTNCCQKMRVFGVHLDGGMRERVSLPVGNLLKTDGLTLDQAAMLEPLAIGAHAVRRSGISAGDQVLVIGAGPIGLGVMAMARYAGAKVIAMDVNDERLAFCKGWAQAEHAVSALKEPKEQLSALTDGNFLPHVIDSTGNISSMEGAFGLVGHGGTLTYVGLVKGNITFSDPDFHAREMTVQGSRNATREDFERVISAIRDGYIDVDRYISHRCSFGEMTLQFESWLNPESKVIKALVELN; this is translated from the coding sequence ATGAAGGGAATTATTTGTGAGGAAGTCGGTAAGTTCGTATTCCGCGAGGATCTGCCGGAGCCGGAGCTGGTGGACGGGGAAGCAGTTGTAAGCATCCGCCGTATCGGCATCTGCGGGACAGATCTGCACGCTTACCGGGGGAACCAGCCTTATTTCACTTATCCGCGTGTGCTGGGGCATGAGCTGTCCGGGATTATTGAGCGCATTGGCGACAACCCGCAAGGGCTAAAGGCCGGTGACCAGGTCAGTGTCATTCCGTATCTGCATTGCGGAGAATGCCGGGCTTGTCTGAGCGGTAAAACGAATTGCTGCCAGAAAATGAGAGTGTTCGGTGTTCATCTGGACGGCGGCATGCGGGAACGGGTGAGTCTGCCTGTAGGTAATCTGCTGAAGACAGACGGGCTGACGCTGGATCAGGCGGCCATGCTGGAGCCGCTGGCGATAGGTGCCCATGCGGTTCGGCGCTCAGGCATCAGCGCCGGGGATCAGGTGCTGGTGATCGGCGCTGGCCCGATCGGGCTGGGTGTGATGGCGATGGCCAGATATGCAGGTGCCAAGGTGATTGCGATGGATGTCAACGATGAACGTCTGGCCTTCTGCAAGGGCTGGGCGCAGGCGGAGCACGCGGTAAGCGCCTTGAAGGAGCCGAAGGAACAGCTATCGGCACTGACGGACGGCAACTTCCTGCCGCATGTCATTGATTCCACAGGCAACATCTCCTCTATGGAAGGCGCCTTCGGACTGGTTGGCCATGGCGGTACATTGACTTATGTCGGCTTGGTCAAAGGGAATATTACCTTTAGTGACCCCGATTTCCATGCCCGCGAGATGACAGTGCAGGGCAGCAGAAATGCGACCCGCGAGGACTTCGAACGGGTGATTAGCGCCATTAGAGACGGTTACATTGATGTGGACCGCTATATTTCCCACCGCTGCTCGTTCGGGGAGATGACCCTGCAGTTCGAGAGCTGGCTGAATCCTGAATCCAAAGTGATCAAGGCATTGGTGGAACTGAATTAA
- a CDS encoding carbohydrate ABC transporter permease yields MKAGTKGSSRIEPVVFHTFNTIFMLFVVTVTLYPFLQTLAVSFNDGSDTLTGGIYLWPRVWTLENYRAVFISGTIYHAAFISVSRTIISTVLGVFLTTMLAYALAQPQYIFRKKIGLLFILTMYFNAGLIPNYFLIKNMGLLHNFMVYILPSLVSAFNLIIMRTYIRGLPFSLTESAKIDGAGEFRIFWKIIFPLCTPVLATVALFIAVGSWNSWFDTFLYASSDIKLSTLQYEMMKMLGSIMSANNDPSMLAGGQNNQVQSLVTPASMRAAITIVTAVPILFVYPFLQKYFVVGLNLGSVKE; encoded by the coding sequence ATGAAAGCCGGGACCAAAGGTTCAAGCCGGATTGAGCCGGTTGTATTTCATACATTCAACACGATATTTATGCTCTTTGTGGTTACTGTCACGCTCTATCCGTTCCTCCAGACGCTGGCGGTATCCTTCAATGACGGCAGTGACACGCTTACCGGGGGGATCTACCTCTGGCCCCGTGTATGGACGCTGGAGAATTACCGGGCGGTCTTTATATCAGGAACAATTTATCATGCTGCATTTATCTCGGTATCCCGTACTATAATTTCAACGGTGCTCGGTGTATTCCTTACAACGATGCTCGCTTATGCACTGGCGCAGCCGCAATATATTTTCCGCAAAAAGATCGGCCTGCTGTTCATCCTGACTATGTATTTCAATGCCGGGCTGATCCCGAACTACTTCCTGATCAAGAATATGGGCCTGCTGCATAACTTCATGGTCTATATCCTGCCGAGTCTGGTCAGCGCGTTCAACCTGATTATCATGCGGACCTATATCCGCGGGCTTCCGTTCAGCCTTACCGAATCGGCGAAGATTGACGGGGCAGGAGAATTCAGAATTTTCTGGAAAATCATCTTCCCACTCTGTACGCCTGTACTGGCAACTGTCGCACTGTTTATCGCGGTAGGCTCATGGAATTCCTGGTTTGACACATTCCTCTATGCCTCCTCGGATATCAAGCTTAGCACGCTGCAATATGAAATGATGAAGATGCTTGGCTCCATTATGAGTGCGAACAATGATCCGTCGATGCTTGCGGGAGGCCAGAACAATCAGGTCCAGTCGCTGGTTACGCCAGCCTCCATGCGTGCAGCCATTACGATCGTTACAGCGGTTCCGATTCTGTTCGTCTACCCTTTCTTGCAGAAGTATTTCGTGGTAGGATTGAACCTGGGTAGCGTAAAAGAGTAA
- a CDS encoding amidohydrolase family protein produces the protein MYIDAHQHYWKIDRDDYGWITPEIPVLFRDYLPADLEPELMKQGISRTIVVQAAPTVEETEYILGLSEQAESVAGVIGWLDLASPSFQAEFERLSRHPKFTGLRVMIQEMADPGVLLTRPYIEALSYLAERDVPVDLLVLADQLPQLIAMLEQVPGLRGVIDHLAKPKIASGQLEPWRSLMEEVAKHPGIYCKLSGMVTEADPQGWTQEDFSAYVHAVLELFGPERVMFGSDWPVCLMAATYEEVVGILRTALQDRLSAEEMKPVFGANAARFYKLDSLIIGG, from the coding sequence ATGTATATTGATGCTCACCAGCATTATTGGAAGATAGACAGGGATGATTATGGCTGGATTACGCCGGAGATTCCGGTGTTGTTCCGGGATTATCTGCCTGCTGACCTGGAGCCGGAGCTAATGAAGCAAGGGATCAGCCGCACGATTGTGGTACAGGCTGCGCCTACGGTGGAGGAGACGGAATATATTCTGGGACTGAGCGAGCAGGCGGAGTCTGTCGCGGGTGTGATTGGCTGGCTGGATCTTGCAAGCCCTTCCTTTCAGGCAGAATTCGAGCGGCTCAGCAGACATCCGAAGTTCACCGGGCTGCGGGTGATGATTCAGGAGATGGCAGACCCCGGTGTGCTTTTGACCCGGCCATATATAGAAGCGCTCTCATATCTAGCGGAGCGGGATGTGCCGGTGGATCTGCTGGTGCTGGCCGATCAGCTTCCGCAGCTTATTGCGATGCTGGAACAGGTTCCGGGACTGCGGGGAGTTATTGACCATCTGGCTAAGCCGAAGATTGCTTCGGGCCAATTAGAGCCGTGGAGAAGCTTAATGGAGGAGGTAGCTAAGCATCCGGGAATTTACTGCAAGCTGTCTGGAATGGTGACGGAGGCTGATCCGCAGGGCTGGACGCAGGAGGATTTCTCGGCTTATGTGCATGCTGTGCTGGAGCTGTTCGGACCGGAGCGGGTGATGTTCGGCAGCGACTGGCCGGTGTGTCTGATGGCAGCAACCTATGAGGAGGTTGTGGGGATTTTGCGCACAGCACTGCAAGACCGATTGTCTGCGGAAGAGATGAAGCCGGTGTTTGGAGCGAATGCTGCTAGATTTTATAAGCTGGATTCACTAATTATAGGAGGTTGA
- a CDS encoding extracellular solute-binding protein, with amino-acid sequence MHKTAKRSAAAAAAGVLALTLALTGCGSSNNTSNTGSKDTAGKDTASGTNASPAAAGDDTAPVTFSVFMNGPGQQPTPDNKLLKLIKDETGITFNQEFLVGDLQQKLGVMIAGGDYPDILSGDDKLINAKAYIPLEDLIEKYAPNLKKHYGAVWNQIKDESDGHIYVLPSYGVYQGKITEPTYQGPGFWLQKGVLEEMGYPTPKTLDEYFDIIAKYKEKHPDMIGFESLNFDWRVFPLQNPPEHLSGHPNDGAVVVDNNVAQIFADKDMSKTYYKKLNDINAQGLMDKEAFVQNYDQYLAKVASGKVIGMFDQHWNFQDGEKSLISQGKLENTYIGFPLLYPGAEEWYRDRGAVGTNRGFGISINAKDPVRIIKFWDKMITEDWQKTLQWGVKGEDYEVNADGSFYRTPEQRANADQTSWQVANKISGMFGYMPKIQGTYSDGNAADAGTQPQEFFDSLKPYDQKILKAYNKKSWSEFFKEPKENNIYFPAYSIVLKDGSPAQLAQSKLNDLMIKYLPKAIMASPAEFDGVWQDYVDRIHKLDIKAYEDRMNEGIQQRIEKWSVK; translated from the coding sequence ATGCACAAAACGGCAAAACGTTCAGCAGCAGCCGCTGCGGCCGGTGTATTAGCACTCACACTGGCACTGACAGGCTGTGGATCAAGCAATAACACCAGCAACACCGGAAGTAAGGACACCGCAGGCAAGGATACCGCCAGCGGAACCAATGCAAGCCCGGCAGCAGCCGGAGACGACACGGCTCCGGTTACATTCTCGGTATTTATGAATGGTCCCGGACAACAGCCAACGCCTGACAATAAGCTTCTGAAGCTGATCAAAGATGAGACCGGAATCACATTCAACCAGGAATTCCTGGTCGGCGACCTGCAGCAGAAGCTCGGGGTCATGATTGCCGGGGGCGATTACCCGGACATCCTGTCAGGTGACGACAAATTAATCAATGCCAAGGCATACATTCCGCTTGAGGATCTGATTGAGAAATACGCTCCTAACCTGAAGAAGCATTACGGTGCGGTCTGGAACCAGATCAAGGATGAGAGTGACGGCCACATCTACGTCCTGCCAAGCTATGGCGTCTATCAAGGTAAAATTACCGAGCCTACTTATCAGGGACCAGGCTTCTGGCTGCAAAAAGGCGTGCTTGAGGAAATGGGCTACCCTACTCCTAAGACCCTGGATGAGTACTTCGACATCATTGCCAAATATAAAGAAAAACACCCGGACATGATCGGGTTCGAATCACTCAACTTCGACTGGCGCGTGTTCCCGCTGCAGAATCCCCCAGAGCATCTGTCGGGGCATCCGAATGACGGGGCCGTTGTTGTAGATAACAATGTTGCACAGATTTTTGCCGACAAGGATATGTCCAAGACGTACTACAAGAAGCTTAATGATATCAACGCTCAAGGCTTGATGGATAAAGAAGCGTTCGTACAGAACTATGACCAGTATCTGGCCAAGGTTGCAAGCGGCAAGGTCATCGGAATGTTCGACCAGCACTGGAACTTCCAGGACGGCGAGAAATCCTTGATCTCCCAAGGCAAGCTGGAAAATACGTATATCGGCTTCCCTCTGCTCTATCCGGGCGCAGAAGAATGGTATCGTGACCGCGGAGCGGTCGGTACTAACCGCGGATTCGGAATTTCGATCAATGCCAAGGACCCTGTCCGCATTATCAAATTCTGGGATAAGATGATCACCGAGGATTGGCAGAAGACGCTTCAATGGGGCGTCAAAGGCGAAGATTATGAAGTGAATGCAGACGGTTCCTTCTACCGTACGCCTGAGCAACGGGCGAATGCAGATCAGACCAGCTGGCAGGTAGCTAACAAAATCTCAGGGATGTTCGGTTACATGCCTAAGATTCAAGGTACGTACAGCGACGGTAACGCAGCAGATGCCGGTACACAGCCTCAGGAATTCTTCGACAGCCTGAAGCCTTACGACCAGAAGATTCTGAAGGCGTACAACAAGAAATCATGGTCCGAATTCTTCAAAGAACCGAAAGAGAACAACATCTACTTCCCTGCGTATTCCATCGTGCTTAAGGATGGTTCACCAGCCCAGCTCGCACAGTCCAAACTGAATGACCTCATGATTAAGTATTTGCCGAAAGCTATTATGGCCAGCCCTGCTGAGTTCGACGGCGTATGGCAGGATTATGTGGACAGAATCCACAAGCTGGACATCAAGGCCTATGAAGACCGGATGAATGAAGGCATTCAGCAGCGTATCGAAAAATGGAGCGTTAAATAA